One window from the genome of Candidatus Eisenbacteria bacterium encodes:
- a CDS encoding valine--tRNA ligase has translation MNRTEPSKQTELPKNYDPISVEGRWYDHWVEKGYFRPREGPESPFVILIPPPNVTGSLHFGHTFDHTIQDLLSRWQRMSGAPTLWLPGTDHAGIATQNVVEKRLAEQGKSRHDLGREAFVAEVWKWKEVYHGRITQQMKRLGDSVDWSRERFTMDEGLSRAVREVFVRLYRKGLIYRGNRIINWCPRCRTALSDEEVNHIDTDGKLYVIQYPVKDSKRKLTVATTRPETMLGDVAVAVHPKDKRYAPLHGKTAILPFLRREMPIIQDESVDPKFGTGAVKITPAHDPNDFEMGQRHGLSPVTVMDPGAVMNENAGDFRGLTREEARQRIVEALNDRGLLVKVEPHRHAVGRCDRCDTVVEPYLSLQWFVKMKPLAEPALAGVEKGDLTILPRRWEKVYLRWLEGIRDWCISRQLWWGHRIPVWTCAKCQEEIAAVETPTTCGKCGSTELTQDPDVLDTWFSSWLWPFSTLGWPEETPDLKRFYPSSVLVTGPDIIFFWVARMVMAGYEFMGSCPFRQVYLHGIVRDAHGRKLSKSLGNSSDPIELMDRYGADSLRMTLVLLSPQGNDIHGFSDERVDLGRHFANKLWNAFRLVHPHLEGYAPDEAKARPLLNDADLWILSQLASTVRSVTRNLKTYRIGDAAKDIYDFTWHELCDWYLELAKPRLYAGPNAPDAAAVRFTIQQVFSTVLRLLHPFMPYLTEELWHALPGTTGDVAVAEWPAAGRGAANPAAESKIALLKEVVGAVRNLRSEMNIAPARKAPILIRAEGPDADVLREQRDWILLLGRGESLEVGPQVQKPEVAASAVVREHEIFLPLAGLIDVELELGRLRKEYERISREFDASRRKLQNEDFLGKAKKEVVDREREKFETLGSTKEKLERNLEVLKK, from the coding sequence ATGAACCGAACCGAGCCGTCGAAACAGACCGAGCTCCCGAAGAACTACGACCCGATCTCGGTGGAAGGACGCTGGTACGACCACTGGGTGGAGAAGGGCTACTTCCGCCCCCGGGAGGGGCCCGAGTCGCCCTTCGTGATCCTGATTCCTCCCCCGAACGTGACCGGTAGCCTCCACTTCGGGCACACGTTCGACCACACGATCCAGGACCTCCTCTCGCGCTGGCAGCGCATGAGCGGCGCGCCGACCCTCTGGCTCCCCGGGACCGACCACGCCGGCATCGCCACGCAGAACGTGGTGGAGAAGCGTCTCGCCGAGCAGGGGAAATCCCGCCACGACCTGGGCCGCGAGGCGTTCGTGGCGGAGGTCTGGAAGTGGAAGGAGGTCTACCACGGCCGGATCACCCAGCAGATGAAGCGCCTGGGCGATTCCGTGGACTGGTCCCGTGAGCGGTTCACGATGGACGAGGGGCTCTCGCGCGCCGTGCGCGAGGTGTTCGTGAGGCTCTACCGGAAGGGACTCATCTATCGCGGCAACCGGATCATCAACTGGTGCCCGCGCTGCCGCACCGCGCTCTCCGACGAGGAAGTGAACCACATCGACACGGACGGGAAGCTCTACGTCATCCAGTACCCCGTGAAGGATTCCAAGCGGAAGCTCACGGTGGCCACGACGCGGCCCGAGACGATGCTCGGCGACGTGGCGGTGGCGGTGCACCCCAAGGACAAGCGCTACGCGCCGCTCCACGGGAAGACGGCGATCCTGCCCTTCCTGCGCCGCGAGATGCCGATCATCCAGGACGAGTCGGTGGACCCCAAGTTCGGGACCGGCGCGGTGAAGATCACGCCCGCGCACGATCCGAACGACTTCGAGATGGGGCAGCGCCACGGCCTCTCGCCGGTCACGGTGATGGATCCGGGCGCCGTGATGAACGAGAACGCGGGGGACTTCCGCGGGCTCACGCGCGAGGAGGCGCGCCAGCGCATCGTGGAGGCGCTGAACGACCGCGGACTCCTCGTGAAGGTGGAGCCGCACCGGCACGCGGTGGGGCGGTGCGACCGCTGCGACACGGTGGTGGAGCCCTATCTCTCGCTCCAGTGGTTCGTGAAGATGAAGCCTCTGGCGGAGCCCGCGCTCGCGGGCGTGGAGAAGGGCGATCTCACGATCCTGCCGCGCCGCTGGGAGAAGGTGTATCTCCGCTGGCTCGAGGGGATCCGAGACTGGTGCATCTCACGGCAGCTCTGGTGGGGACACCGGATCCCGGTGTGGACCTGCGCGAAGTGCCAGGAAGAGATCGCGGCCGTGGAAACGCCCACGACCTGCGGGAAATGCGGCAGCACGGAGCTCACGCAGGACCCGGACGTGCTCGACACGTGGTTCTCGTCGTGGCTCTGGCCGTTTTCGACGCTCGGGTGGCCGGAGGAGACGCCGGATCTGAAGCGTTTCTATCCGTCGAGCGTGCTCGTCACCGGGCCCGACATCATCTTCTTCTGGGTCGCGCGCATGGTGATGGCCGGCTACGAATTCATGGGCTCGTGTCCGTTCCGCCAGGTGTACCTGCACGGGATCGTGCGGGACGCGCACGGCCGGAAGCTCTCGAAGTCGCTCGGGAACTCGTCCGATCCGATCGAGCTGATGGATCGCTACGGCGCCGACTCGCTCCGCATGACGCTCGTGCTCCTGTCGCCGCAGGGAAACGACATCCACGGCTTCTCCGACGAGCGCGTGGATCTGGGACGGCACTTCGCGAACAAGCTCTGGAACGCGTTCCGGCTGGTGCATCCGCATCTCGAGGGGTACGCCCCGGACGAGGCCAAGGCGCGTCCGCTCCTGAACGACGCGGACCTCTGGATCCTGAGCCAGCTCGCGTCCACGGTGCGGTCCGTGACGCGCAACCTCAAGACCTACCGGATCGGGGACGCGGCGAAGGACATCTACGATTTCACGTGGCACGAGCTCTGTGACTGGTACCTGGAGCTGGCGAAGCCGCGCCTCTACGCGGGGCCGAACGCGCCGGATGCCGCGGCGGTCCGCTTTACGATCCAGCAGGTGTTCAGCACGGTCTTGCGGCTGCTCCATCCGTTCATGCCGTACCTGACGGAGGAGCTGTGGCACGCGCTTCCCGGCACGACCGGCGACGTGGCCGTGGCGGAGTGGCCGGCGGCGGGAAGGGGCGCGGCGAACCCCGCGGCCGAGTCCAAGATCGCGCTCCTGAAAGAGGTGGTGGGCGCGGTGCGCAACCTCAGGTCCGAGATGAACATCGCCCCGGCCCGCAAAGCGCCCATCCTGATCCGGGCCGAGGGCCCGGACGCCGACGTGCTCCGGGAGCAGCGGGACTGGATCCTCCTCCTGGGACGGGGGGAATCCCTCGAGGTGGGGCCGCAGGTCCAGAAGCCGGAGGTGGCGGCCTCGGCGGTGGTGCGCGAGCACGAGATCTTTCTGCCCCTGGCCGGCCTCATCGACGTGGAATTGGAGCTGGGCCGGCTGCGTAAGGAGTATGAACGGATCTCCCGGGAGTTCGACGCGTCCCGCCGCAAGCTCCAGAACGAAGACTTCCTCGGCAAGGCCAAGAAGGAAGTGGTCGACCGGGAACGCGAGAAGTTCGAAACCCTCGGGTCCACCAAGGAGAAGCTGGAGCGGAACCTGGAGGTATTGAAGAAATGA
- a CDS encoding HDIG domain-containing protein — protein MDSHAETAVPMLLNRDEALALLHEHTEGVGLRKHALSVEAAMRAYARRLGGDGELWGVTGLLHDFDYEKHPSKEEHPFVGCGILRERGYPPEMIEAILGHASYSGTPRVTPMARALFAVDELCGLITATALVQPRKTLAEVTTDSVLRKMKKKE, from the coding sequence ATGGATTCCCACGCCGAGACCGCCGTTCCCATGCTCCTGAATCGAGACGAGGCCCTCGCCCTGCTCCACGAACACACGGAGGGAGTGGGGCTCCGGAAGCACGCCCTCTCCGTCGAGGCAGCCATGCGGGCCTACGCGCGGAGGCTCGGTGGGGACGGGGAGCTCTGGGGCGTGACCGGGCTCCTCCACGACTTCGACTACGAGAAGCATCCCTCGAAGGAGGAGCACCCCTTCGTGGGATGCGGCATCCTTCGCGAGAGGGGCTATCCTCCGGAAATGATCGAGGCCATCCTGGGCCACGCCTCCTACAGCGGCACGCCCCGGGTCACCCCGATGGCCCGCGCGCTCTTCGCGGTGGATGAGCTGTGCGGCCTGATCACGGCCACCGCGCTGGTCCAGCCCCGGAAGACGCTCGCCGAGGTCACGACCGACTCGGTCCTTCGCAAGATGAAGAAGAAGGAG